One genomic window of Solanum dulcamara chromosome 12, daSolDulc1.2, whole genome shotgun sequence includes the following:
- the LOC129876735 gene encoding glycine-rich RNA-binding protein 10-like, translating to MKNSIALILITFLFITITFTFATTKNDDNNDVGFGFGPGGGFNIPGFGPVSGGGYGGGFGGPNGGYGKGGIIKPTMVCNDKGPCFGKKLKCPSKCFKSFSRSGKGYGYGGGSGGCNWDCKKKCVAYC from the coding sequence atgaagAACTCCATAGCTCTCATCTTAATAACTTTCTTGTTCATCACAATCACTTTCACTTTTGCTACTACTAAAAATGATGACAACAATGAtgttggatttggatttgggcCTGGTGGTGGATTCAACATCCCTGGTTTTGGGCCTGTAAGTGGAGGTGGATATGGTGGTGGATTTGGAGGCCCAAATGGAGGATATGGTAAAGGTGGTATCATAAAGCCCACTATGGTTTGCAATGATAAAGGCCCATGTTTTGGTAAAAAATTGAAGTGTCCATCAAAGTGTTTCAAGTCATTTAGTAGAAGTGGAAAAGGGTATGGATATGGGGGTGGGAGTGGGGGGTGCAATTGGGATTGCAAGAAGAAATGTGTTGCTTATTGTTAa